One stretch of Oxyura jamaicensis isolate SHBP4307 breed ruddy duck chromosome 25 unlocalized genomic scaffold, BPBGC_Ojam_1.0 oxy25_random_OJ72673, whole genome shotgun sequence DNA includes these proteins:
- the ADAMTS4 gene encoding A disintegrin and metalloproteinase with thrombospondin motifs 4 encodes MRCALLALLAAAAAAATGAAPGPACPVTAPGGAEPRPRGEPAPRRTKRFASVPRFVEMLVVADESMARFHGAGLRPYLLTVLAAAARSFQHGSLGNAVELRVTRLLVLGPGTPGPPATSNAAQMLRNFCRWQRDLNVPDEDSPLHFDTAILFTRQDLCGAATCDTLGMADVGTACDPERSCAIVEDDGLQSALTAAHELGHIFSMPHDDSQHCAELNGPAGSSRRVMAPVMSSVPPGEMWSPCSARFITDFLDNGHGHCLLDKPSEWLRLPTALPGAAYPLERQCQLAFGADSRHCGEVQPPCAALWCSGRAGGRAVCQTKHFPWADGTPCGPGRACMSGQCVGIAAVEELNTPVDGAWGPWGPWGSCSRSCGGGVSFSHRSCTRPAPRNGGRYCRGERSRFRSCNAGACPGSSPLAFREEQCAAYNHRPDVFKGLPAAADWVPRYSGVPEKDRCKLTCQSRSLGYYHVLEPRVADGTPCSPEGTGVCVQGRCIPTGCDRVIGSKKRFDKCMVCGGDGSTCTKVSGVFTKPRYGYNDVVTIPAGATHLLVRQGSPARSSDAGDSGDSIYLALRQPSGGSLLNGGYVLVPSESTVTLAGGVTLRYSGATAAAETLACRGPLREPLVLQALAVDERRPPRLKYSFFVPLRPAAAWEKQKAEILAILRNRRRQA; translated from the exons ATGCGCTGCGCGCTCCTGGCGctcctcgccgccgccgccgccgccgccaccggggCCGCGCCGGGTCCCGCCTGTCCCGTTACGGCTCCGGGGGGAGCCGAgccgcggccccggggggaGCCGGCCCCGAGGAGAACCAAG CGCTTCGCCTCGGTGCCGCGCTTCGTGGAGATGCTGGTGGTGGCGGACGAGTCGATGGCGCGCTTCCAcggcgcggggctgcggccgTACCTGCTGACGGTGCTGGCGGCCGCCGCCAGGTCCTTCCAGCACGGCAGCCTGGGCAACGCCGTGGAGCTGCGGGTGACGcgcctgctggtgctgggccccGGCACCCCGGGCCCCCCCGCCACCTCCAACGCCGCCCAGATGCTCCGCAACTTCTGCCGGTGGCAGCGGGACCTCAACGTCCCCGACGAGGACAGTCCCCTCCACTTCGACACCGCCATCCTCTTCACACGGCAG GACCTGTGTGGGGCGGCCACGTGCGACACCCTGGGCATGGCCGATGTGGGCACCGCCTGCGACCCCGAGCGCAGCTGCGCCATCGTGGAGGACGACGGGCTGCAGTCCGCCCTCACGGCCGCCCACGAGCTCG GGCACATCTTCAGCATGCCCCACGACGACTCGCAGCACTGCGCGGAGCTCAACGGCCCCGCGGGCTCCTCGCGCCGCGTGATGGCCCCGGTCATGTCCTCGGTGCCGCCCGGTGAGATGTGGTCCCCGTGCAGCGCCCGCTTCATCACCGACTTCTTGGATAACGGCCACG GTCACTGCCTCCTGGACAAGCCCTCGGAGTGGCTGCGGCTGCCGACGGCGCTGCCGGGCGCCGCGTACCCGCTGGAGCGGCAGTGCCAGCTGGCTTTCGGTGCGGACTCACGGCACTGCGGCGAGGTGCAGCCACCCTGCGCCGCGCTCTGGTGCAGCGGCCGCGCCGGTGGGCGAGCTGTTTGCCAGACCAAGCATTTCCCCTGGGCCGACGGCACGCCGTGCGGGCCCGGCAGAGCCTGCATGAGCGGGCAGTGCGTGGGCATCGCCGCCGTGGAGGAGCTCAAC ACCCCCGTGGACGGTGCCTGGGGGCCGTGGGGGCCGTGGGGCAGCTGCTCGCGGAGCTGTGGCGGCGGCGTCAGCTTCTCCCACCGCTCCTGCacccgccccgcgccccgcaACGGCGGCCGCTACTGCCGGGGGGAACGGAGCCGGTTCCGCTCCTGCAACGCCGGGGCCTGTCCCGGGAGCAGCC CCCTGGCTTTCCGGGAGGAGCAGTGCGCCGCCTACAACCATCGCCCCGACGTCTTCAAGGGGCTGCCGGCCGCGGCGGACTGGGTGCCGCGCTACAGCGGCGTCCCCGAGAAGGACCGGTGCAAGCTGACCTGCCAGTCGCGCAGCCTGGGCTACTACCACGTGCTGGAGCCGCGG GTGGCCGACGGGACGCCCTGCTCGCCCGAGGGCACCGGGGTGTGCGTGCAGGGCCGCTGCATCCCCACCGGCTGCGACCGCGTCATCGGCTCCAAGAAGAGGTTTGACAAGTGCATGGTGTGCGGCGGCGACGGCTCCACCTGCACCAAGGTCTCCGGCGTCTTCACCAAGCCCCG CTACGGCTACAATGACGTGGTCACCATCCCGGCGGGCGCCACGCACCTCCTGGTGCGGCAGGGCTCGCCGGCGCGCAGCAGTGACGCCGGTGACAGCGGTGACAGCATCTACCTGGCGCTGCGGCAGCCGTCCGGCGGCTCCCTGCTCAACGGCGGCTACGTCCTGGTGCCCTCGGAGAGCACGGTGACGCTGGCGGGCGGCGTCACGCTGCGCTACAGCGGGGCCACGGCCGCCGCCGAGACGTTGGCGTGCCGGGGGCCGCTGCGCGagcccctggtgctgcaggcGCTGGCGGTGGACGAGCGGCGCCCGCCCCGCTTGAAGTACAGCTTCTTCGTCCCCCTGCGCCCGGCGGCGGCGTGGGAGAAGCAGAAAGCGGAGATTTTGGCGATCCTGCGGAACCGCCGGCGCCAGGCGTAG